One genomic window of Mus caroli chromosome 12, CAROLI_EIJ_v1.1, whole genome shotgun sequence includes the following:
- the Fcf1 gene encoding rRNA-processing protein FCF1 homolog — MGKQKKTRKYATMKRMLSLRDERLKEKDRLKPKKKEKKDPSALKEREVPQHPSCLFFQYNTQLGPPYHILVDTNFINFSIKAKLDLVQSMMDCLYAKCIPCITDCVMAEIEKLGQKYRVALRIAKDPRFDRLPCTHKGTYADDCLVQRVTQHKCYIVATVDRDLKRRIRKIPGVPIMYISNHRYNIERMPDDYGAPRF, encoded by the exons ATG gggaagcaaaagaaaacaaggaaatatgCGACTATGAAGCGAATGCTCAGTCTGAGAGACGAGCGACT TAAAGAAAAGGATAGGttgaagcctaagaagaaagagaagaaagatccGAGCGCgctgaaggaaagagaagt cCCCCAGCATCCTTCCTGCTTGTTCTTCCAGTATAATACACAGCTGGGTCCACCTTACCACATCCTTGTCGATACCAACTTCATCAACTTTTCCATTAAGGCCAAACTGGACTTAGTGCAGTCAATGATGGACTGTCTGTATGCCAAGT GTATCCCTTGTATAACTGATTGTGTAATGGCTGAAATTGAGAAATTGGGACAGAAGTATCGTGTGGCACTAAG AATCGCCAAGGATCCACGGTTTGACCGAttgccatgcacacacaaaggaacCTACGCTGACGACTGCTTGGTACAGAGAGTAACTCAG CACAAGTGTTACATTGTGGCCACAGTTGACCGTGACCTCAAACGAAGAATCCGGAAGATCCCTGGCGTCCCTATCATGTACATATCTAACCACAG ATACAACATCGAGCGGATGCCAGATGATTATGGAGCCCCTCGCTTCTAA